A window from Vanessa atalanta chromosome 16, ilVanAtal1.2, whole genome shotgun sequence encodes these proteins:
- the LOC125070050 gene encoding calexcitin-2-like, with protein sequence MISEFRKMKFLYLFHSFFDTNSSGNIDKADFKLAVDNIAKLRGWGLNDAKYKETETALMNIWDALAKTADSNNDGQISIEEWLTMWEEFAKNPSKPLEWQSLYCRFIFELEDAGGDGAIDSEEFAAVHESFGLLKEDSIAAFEFMSRGKPTISWKEFQELWKEYFTSENPCDPGNYIFGSATY encoded by the coding sequence atgATCTCCGAATttagaaaaatgaaatttttgtatctttttcattcattttttgaTACGAATTCAAGTGGTAATATAGACAAGGCGGATTTTAAGCTAGCTGTCGATAACATAGCGAAACTAAGAGGCTGGGGTCTAAATGATGCTAAATACAAAGAAACGGAAACCGCCTTGATGAATATTTGGGATGCTTTAGCGAAGACAGCGGATTCCAACAATGATGGTCAAATCTCAATCGAAGAATGGCTAACGATGTGGGAAGAGTTCGCCAAAAATCCATCAAAACCTCTCGAATGGCAGAGCCTGTATTGCAGATTTATATTTGAGTTAGAAGACGCTGGTGGTGATGGAGCAATAGACAGTGAAGAATTTGCAGCAGTTCACGAATCGTTTGGCCTCCTTAAAGAAGACAGCATAGCGGCTTTCGAATTTATGTCCAGAGGGAAACCTACTATATCCTGGAAAGAGTTCCAGGAGTTGTGGAAGGAATATTTTACTTCGGAAAATCCATGTGATCCAGGAAATTACATTTTCGGTTCGGCtacttattaa